One window from the genome of Nicotiana tomentosiformis chromosome 5, ASM39032v3, whole genome shotgun sequence encodes:
- the LOC138892943 gene encoding uncharacterized protein, with protein sequence MAKISKFVPQEETPSASRLAVEENVSSAATKELTRKPPLQMFIPMGCPTCADFKASVLHHETFLRYRKELNQQEADTRGLTKKRDAYKLLSEKLQTDLDAVRKEHADLVEQVRRVFEVSDDESDTVANGPNPQVQKKLDQIEQLQAEVDTVKAEAEEWKRNMDHLTSEKETFRVQLTLAEVQLRAAKEKALVKAKKVEGLQSHLSSVVSDQGNMAKELEVAKSEVIVVKAEADERVAQHKVVAEAAQDLEKKYGQAYEVAIPKRGPRGSSHSGV encoded by the exons ATGGCGAAGATTTCAAAATTTGTTCCCCAAGAAGAAACTCCCTCTGCCTCGCGACTGGCTGTAGAAGAAAATGTTTCGTCTGCTGCTACTAAGGAGCTGACACGGAAACCTCCCCTGCAGATGTTCATTCCTATGGGGTGCCCAACCTGTGCTGATttcaag gcctcggtgcttcatcacgagacTTTTCTCCGATATCGGAAGGAGTTAAACCAACAAGAGGCCGATACTCGAGGGCTCACTAAGAAGAGGGATGCttacaaacttcttagtgagaaaCTCCAGACTGATCTAGACGCAGTCCGAAAAGAGCATGCCgacctggtcgagcaggtaagaagagtatttgaagttagtgatgatgagtcAGATACGGTGGCTAATGGTCCGAACCCGCAGGTTCAAAAGAAACTTGATCAGATCGAGCAGCTCCAGGCAGAGGTGGATACGGTAAAGGccgaggccgaagaatggaaaaGAAACATGGATCACTTGACCTCGGAAAAGGAGACTTTCCGGGTACAATTGACTTTGGCTGAGGTTCAGCTTCgggctgcaaaagaaaaggccTTGGTGAAGGCCAAAAAGGTCGAGGGGCTCCAGTCTCATCTGAGTTCGGTTGTCTCCGATCAAGGAAATATGGCCAAGGAGCTTGAGGTGGCCAAGTCAGAGGTCATCGTGGTCAAAGCCGAAGCTGATGAAAGGGTGGCCCAGCATAAGGTCGTTGCCGAAGCGGCTCAGGACCTTGAAAAAAAATATGGTCAAGCATATGAAGTGGCAATCCCGAAGAGAGGCCCTCGAGGAAGTTCACACTCGGGGGTTTGA